AGCAAATACTTCACTTTTGCGGTCCGGGGGATCATTTCGCCGAAGTTCCCGCCTTGGATGGTCAGGATTTTCCAGCATCGGCAGCCACACTTGAACCATCGGAGGTAATTTTTTTGCCCCGGATTGCGTTTATTGAGTTGCTCCATCAGTATCCTGATATCGCGATCACCATGCTCATTAGTCTGTCTCAACATGCACGTCGTCTAAGTCAGTTGGTTGAAGATCTCTCATTTAAAGAAGTACCCCAACGTCTGGCAACCTATTTGTTGAATCTGAGCGATCGCACGCTAGCGGCTGCACCTAATCACGCCCACACGCCCAATGTCATCGAGTTAGATTTGAGTAAAAGTCAACTGGCTGCTGTTCTAGGCACGATCCCAGCCACCCTCTCCAGGGCTTTTGATCGGCTCAGCCGTGAAGGCATGATTGTTATTGATGGAACACGCATTGAGTTACGCGATCGCGATCGCCTGCAAGAGTTAAGTCAATCACTGGAGAGGCGTAATAGCTCTTCGGCCTAGATCACGCTGGCTTAAACCCTGATCCAAGGAGTGTGGCATAGCGTTACCCGGCACTCGTGGCCAACCCCTCGCCGATGCAACTAAATCATTGCTGTTATGGGGTCGAGGTGCGCGGAAGTTCCTATGCCGCAGTGACAGGGTGATTGGGTAATAAAGAAATTGCAGTCAACAGGAAGAATACCATTGCTGAGAGGGTTTCCAGTATGGCTACCTGGTGAATGGCTGTTGTTTTGTACCACTCTAATTGCCAGAGGATCAACCCAAACTTAATCAGGGCAATACCAAAAGCGATCGCTGCCAACGTTGTCAGCCCGCCACCATACCACAACCCGCAGACAATCAGCGTTGCAACGCTATGATAAACTAGCCCCGGCATCAGTGCTTGCGTCTTGGGTTTGCGCAGTTTAACCGTAAAAATAGCACTGCTAAAAAACAAGGTATTCAAAAGCCATAGGCCCCAAAAGGCAAAGGTGATCGTTTTCGTGGTGGCGATCGCGGCAAAGGGGGCTGCCAGGCAAACAGCGGCAAAGGTTAGGAGTTCATTGCCAATGGATCTCTGCTGTCGATAGAAGACTGAGATGGCATCGATGAGCAAAGCAGCGATCGCGCCTAGGTAAAGCCATATCAGGACTGGCACTTGGAGGTACAAATAAAGGGCAAGGCCCAGGGCGAGTCCCCCGTAAAGACTACCCCACAAAAGCAATCGGGGTTTCCAAGTCCGTCGCTGTTTGATTTGCAGCACCAGCGGATGTTCGGCTTGAAACCCAGCCAAGGCACAAATGCCTGCCAAAGTGGTGGCTAGTGTCCACTGTTGAGCCGCCGCTGCGCCGCTCAGAAACGACACTAACAGGACGATATAAACACCATGTTCCGGCGAAACCGTTGGGTGATACCAGGCGGGGGCACGGTAAGCACGACGGTCTGAAGGGAGCACATCCCCATTTTGCACAGGTGGGTTTGCATCAGAAAGTGCCATTACTCAGTCCTCTCATCTCAAATCAATCTCAAATTGATCCCAGGTGCGATTTGTGGGATAAACCGGCAATACCCTGATAAGTTAGCTGAGTCCACCCAAGCGAATTCCCGCGCCGATTATGACAAACCCAACAGCCAGAATGGTGACGCCCACAATGTGCCAAGCGAGGCTGTTGAGAGTCTCTTTGGTAAGATTAGGGATGATAAAAAAACGGGCGTGAATGGCTAATGCCAGGGTAGCCAGCAACAACAATAGCTTGAGGCCAATATAGGTAGATAGGTAGGAGTCAAAGGCCCAGAAGTTTTCTAGTCTGGGAAAGTAAATCCAGGTGAGCCACAACCCCGTCAAGACCTGAAGTAGGAGTGCCAACAAGCCCAACCCCTCGAAGTGGGATTCAAATTGATGGATGCGATCGGGATCGCGGTGTTGCCATGCCTGGGGGAGTACGGTGACGGCCAGCACCAGATGGCCACCTGTCCAGATGGTGGTACCAAGGGTATGCAGAACTACCAGAATTTTGAATAGCATCAGCCTTGTCCCTTAGTTTGCTCTAGCGCGATCGCTTGGGGAAATAGCAAATTATTTTCCTTGTGAACGTGTTGGTGCATATCCTGTTCAAAGGTGTGTAGGGCATCAAGCATGGCTCGATAGGTATTGCAGGCCCAGTCTGGTGGGGTGAAATGATCACTCAGTTGGCGCAGTTGGGCGAGGGCAACACCCGCTGCCTCATGTTCAAGTTCCATCTGCTGAATGGGATTAGCTAATGTCCCACCGTGAAATATGGGTACAGAGTCGCTAGCGTCTAATCGTCGAATCATCGGGAATAAAATCTGTTCTTCCTTCATCAAGTGGGTGGTGAGTTCGGCTGATAGGGCTAGAAAAATCTCCTGAATTTGACGCAAACGGGGTTCTTTCTCGCCGTGAACGGTCGCTACCTTGGTGACCAGTTTTTCTAAACGGGGTAATTCACGATGCAAGTAGGCATGGTGAATTTGCTCAATGTGATTAGCCAGCTCCGTTAAGGACAGGTCGCCAAGATTGCTTTCTGGCGCGGGTGTGGCTGCACTATAGGCTTCTAACTCAGCCAGAAAACTCTGGGGATCGATGCCGCGCTGGGCACAAACTTCTGCCAGGGTCTTTTGGCCGCCACAACAATAATCGACCTGGGCTTGCTCAAATAAGTGGGCGAGAGAGGGGTGATCACGAACAATTGCGCCGACAGTATCGTTGATTTGCACAGTAGCCATAGGGGTCTCCTGGATAGTGACAAGATGGAGCATTCGACTTTTACCGGTACCCCCCTCTCCCAACCTTTTCTCCCCGGATGGGAGAGGGGGAGCCGGATTCCAAGTCTCTACTTTGGGAGAGCAATTTAGGGGCAGGGTAGGGCGGTAGGTTTACAGCCACGCTGCCGAAACGCCCCTTGCCTGAACCGGAGGTATCAAAGCTTCAGCAGTATCAAACTATTTGTGGGTTAACCCTTACTCAGACACCAGGACTGGCTAGGCTTGCTGCTAAAGTTGCCATTCCTTGCCGTGCCGTCCTTGTGTCAGTTGGGGGGAGTCAGGGGGTAGTGGTTTTAACTGCGAGAAATTCGGATGGTTGTGCCTGGGTTGGTTGCTGAAAAATACCGACGAGCGATCGTCCAACGCAATACACCAGCATCATGGCTCCGACGGAAAAGACGATATCGCCGGGAATCCGCAGCCACACGGTCCACTGCATCCAGGGAGAACTAATCACCTCGGCGCTGCGGGCGTACCAGGTGCCGTAGTTGACTGATTGCACTAATTGATAGAAGCCATTAGGAATCAAACCCGTGACCATCATCAGCACCAAGCCACCGTTAAGCCACCAGAACGCAAAGTTCAGGTTCCTTTCATCCCAGGCCCGATCCGGGGTGATTTCTCTCAGGGCAAAGAGCATGAGCGCGATCGCGAGCGAACCGTAGACGCCGTACAGTGCCGAGTGAGCATGAATGGGCGTGGTGTTTAATCCCTGGGAGTAGTAGAGGACGATCGGCGGATTGATCAGGAAGCCAAACACACCCGCACCCACCAGATTCCAGAAGCAGGTGGCAATAAAGAACTTGAGTGGCATCCGATAAAATCCCTGCGCCTCCTGGGACAGTTTGAGGGATTTGACAACTTCAAAACCAATCAATGTCAGGGGAACGACCTCCAGCGCTGAGGCCACCGACCCCATTGCGGTGATAAACACAGGTGTGCCCGCAAAATACAGGTGATGCAGCGTGCCAATGACCCCGCTACCCAGGTAGAGAATAGTGGTCAGATAGGTAGCGCGTAGGGCAGAGGAGCGCTTGAGAAAACCCAGTTCGCTACAGAGGTAGGCGATCGCCACGGTGGCAAACACCTCAAAGAACCCTTCCACCCACAGATGCACCACCCACCAACGCCAGTACTCTGCTACGCTCAGCGGCGTATGGTTGGTGTACATCAATCCTGAGGCATAGAACAGGGGAATCGTGATCGCGCTGTAGAGGAAGAAGTGATTTAGCCCGGTTTTGCTGCCTTCCGCCTTGAGCGCAGGCTTGAGGGCACGGAACATCAGCCAGAGCCAAAACACCATGCCGCCAATCAGCAACAGTTGCCAGAGGCGACCCAGTTCCACATACTCATAGCCCTGGTGCCCAAACCAAAAGCTGTGGTTGCCTAACCAGCCCTGCACACCAGCCCAGGCACCGACTAGCGAACCCACGACCACCACGGTCAAGGCGACCAATAAGCCACCATTCCCCCAAGCTTGCCCCTTGGGTTCGTGCTGACCAAAGCGTGGGCCAAAGTACAGACCTGCTGCTAACCAACAGGTGGCAATCCAAAAGACCGCCAATTGCAAATGCCAGGTGCGGGAAGCCGCATAGGGCAGGTAGCTCTGAATCGGGACGCCATAGAAGCCATCGCCTTCTACGGCATAGTGGGCCGTGACCATGCCCATGAGGATCTGTACCAAAAACAAGGTCATGGCCACGCCAAAAAAGAGGGTCGTCACCTTTTGGCTGGGCGTCGCCAGACGGATGGCCGGACGGGCAGCGACGCTCTGGATATCTTCGGCGTCTTCCTGGGTGAGATAGACGAACAGGAAAAAGGCGATCGCGGCAATCAGCACAATCACTGACACGATCGACCAGATCAGGAACTGCGCCGGCGCTTGATTGCCAATCAGGTCATCGTGGGGCCAATTGGCGGTATAGGAAAAGGGCGCATTGGGTCGGTTAGCGGCAGCAGCCCAGGCAGTCCAGCTAAAAAATGCCGTGACATCGCGGATTTGTCCGGGGTCGGTAAACCAGCCACTGGGGATAGAATGCACCGCTGAACCTTGGGACAGCAAGGTTTGATAGTCCGCAAAGACCTGGCGTAACCCCTGGGTTTGGGCAGCAGTCAGGGTCAGCCTGCCGGTGTCCGGGTCATAGCGATTGGTCTTAAATTCGTCCCGCAGTTTTACCTGCAACAGGGCGCGATCGCTGGCCGACAAGGCTTCCCAATCCGTCTGATCAAAGTCCGCCTTGCCGTTGTACAACACCCCCGCCGTTGCCAAACCCCAGCGATGTAAAACATCAGCCGTCCAATCGGGAGCGAGGTAGCTACCATGCCCCCAAATACTGCCAATGTGTTGCCCCCCCCGTGCTAGATAGATTTTCTGACCCGATTGAATCGTCTCCTGGGTTAAAATGACCTCCTGACGGGGTGAGACGATCGTTACAGGAATCGGGGGTGCATTTTTATAAATTGCGGCTCCCGCCGAAAGCAAGACTGTAAAAGTGATAACGCAGATCAAAACTAGCCAAGTCGGTAAGCTTAACTGCCTACCTGGCTTACGGATTGGCACAGCAATATCAAAAGTTGGATTTGCCATAATGATTCATTACAAGATCTAGTCATCCAAGCACAGAACCTGAACTAGCAACAACTGGGAAAGAGATTACCCCTTGCTCAGGTTATCCAGTTCAAGGTTGTGATCCTGATTGATTGACAAAACTCGAACTGCCCTCGCCCCAATCCCTCTCCCAGAACAGGCGAGGTGCTCATCGAACCAGGGCTTTGGGTTAAAGTCCCTTCGCCCCTTCTGGAAGAAGGGATTTAGGAATGAGGGGACAAGATTTGTCTGTCAACGAGGGTTGTGATCCCTGTGATTCAGCATAGGCTTGATCTTGCCAAGGATGCTTTGACTTAAGTCAAAACCAGCCTTAAAAAAGTTTGAAGATTACCACAGAATCGGTTCATCAGTCTGTCTCCGGGCGTGTGTCATCCGGAGCAGCTGGTCAAAGATCTCTCATCGGAGAAAGTCGCGCACTAGTTCTCAAAACGAGGCTCTTCTGAGTTTATGGTGGGGGCGCTACGCGCCCCCACCATAAACTCAGCATTTGCGATCGTTTATTTGTAGCTGCTGATACTGCTTACCCCAAAATCCCAGAAGAACCCAAAACGATCCCTTAAAACAGGGTCAAAATGTACAGGAGGCCAAACAAAATAATCCAGATAATATCGACAAAGTGCCAATAAATTTCGGCCATTTCTGCTCCCGTATGCTTATTGGCATTGTAATGACCGGGACACCGCGATCGCCAAACCACACCTAGGATCAACAAAATCCCTACCAACACGTGTAAGCCGTGAAACCCGGTCATCACATAGAAACAATTGGCAAAAATGTTGCTACTCAGGCCGTAGCCTAGGGTCAAATATTCATAGGCTTGGCCCGCCAGGAAGATAGCCCCCATTGCAGCCGTGAGTAAAAACCAGAGACGTAACCCCCCCACATTACCCTTTTTAATCGCAGCATCGCCCTGGTGAATCACAAAGCTACTGGAAACCAGAATAATCGTGTTGATAGCAGGTACCAGTAATTCAACTTCTACTCCCTCCGGTGGCCAAGTCAAGGCATCACTGCGCAGGATTAGATAGGTTGCAAATAACCCCCCAAACATCAGGGATTCCGAAACCAGAAAAATCAGTAATCCCAATCGCCGATAGTCGGGATGTTCATCCGCATGGACACGGTGACCGATCGCCGTAGCTGCCGCGATCGTTGTGTTGGTATCAACTGTTGAGCCTTGCATAGTATCGATTTCCTTCCCTGTTGTCTCGATCGAGAACGTTTTACAGCCTTTACCTAATTTACCCAGTACACCATTAAAGTTTGGATCTGGATCCTAGCGGCGGTCCTCATCCCCCAACCCCTTCTCCCCACTTGGGACAAGGGGAGCCCGATTTTCAAGCCCCTCTCCCGCTCTGGGACAGGGATTTAGGGTGAGGGCCACACCCGCCGGCTGCACCCATTCTACCCCTGTAAAACTGTACTTTATGATTAAGGTAAAGACTGTACAATGAATCCGTAAATTCTATGAATCTGTAAATCCATGCATCTATGGGATAGGTGGTTCACTTACTAGATTGAGGGAGAGCCTACGGGTGGAGATAGGAAAATTCTGCTTATCCCTTAAGCAACCGATTTAGAGATTCACTCCACCCGCAATTCTGAATCCCTCAGGCAAGCCGGAGACCCATCCCACCTACAATGACTAGGCAGTTGCCTTTTGGTCGTAGCCCATGCCGTAGTCATAGGGACCGTGAGTAACCGTAGGCAGCACTTCCCAATTCTCCACCAAGGGCGGTGAGGCCGTCGTCCACTCCAGAGTCAGCCCCGCCCAGGGATTACCGTCCGCCTTGGGGCCATAGAACCAACTCCAGGCCATATTAAAGAAAAAAGGCAGCACCGAAATGCCCAGAATAAAGGCGCCGATCGTAGAAATAACATTCAAATCTGTAAACTGCGGATCATACATAGCCACACGGCGAGGCATTCCCTGCAATCCTAATTCGTGCATGGGCAAAAAGGTCAAATTGGTCCCAATCAAGGTCAAGACAAAATGCACCCGACCCCAGGCTTCGCTATACAACCGTCCGGTAATTTTAGGAAACCAGTGATAAATGCCAGCATAAAGACCAAAGACAGACCCGCCAAACAGAACATAGTGGAAGTGGGCTACCACAAAGTAGGTATCATGCACATGCACGTCAAAGGGCGCATTGCCGAGCATAACGCCACTGAGACCTCCCATAACGAACATTGCCAGCAGACCCACCGCAAACAGCATCGGACTGGTGAGCCGAATTTTGCCCCCCCAAAGCGTGGCCACCCAGCTAAAGACCTTCACGCCGGTTGGAACCGCCACAATCAGGGTTGAAATAGTGAAAAACATCCGCATCCAGGCCGGTGTGCCACTGGTGAACATGTGGTGCACCCACACAAACAAACCCACGATACAAATCGCCAAACTGGAATAGGCGATCGCTTTATAACCAAAAATCGGCTTGCGGGCATGGACCGGGATCACCTCTGACATAATGCCGAAGATGGGCAGTATCATCAGATACACCGCTGGATGGGAATAAAACCAGAAGAGATGCTGGTAAATGACCACATCTCCTCCCGCATTTGGCTTGAAGAAGGAAGTTCCGAAGTTAATATCAAACAATAATAGAATCAGCCCGATCGCTAAGACAGGCGTTGAAAACAGTGCCAGCGTTGAGGTGGCCAACATTGCCCAACAGAAGAGGGGCAGGCGATCCCAACTCATGCTGGGAACTCGTAATTTCCAGATGGTGACAATGAAATTTAAGGCTCCCAAAATTGAGGAAGTCCCCACCAGGACAATGCTGAGAATCCACATTGACTGGGCTGTATTATTGGTAATCAAACTGAGGGGTGGATAGGCAGTCCAACCGGTTTGAGATCCCCCAAAGAAAAAGCTGCCCAGCAGTAACAACCCCGCCGGAGGGTTTAACCAAAAAGCGATCGCATTGAGCTTAGGAAACGCCATATCCCTCGCCCCGATCATCAGGGGAATCAGGAAATTACCAAATCCCCCGATCGCCGCAGGCACAATCCAAAAAAAGATCATAATTGTGCCATGATTCGTCATGAGGGCATTATAGAAACCCGGATCGACAAAATCAGGGTCAGGCGTAGACAATTCCGTACGCATAGCCATCGCCATGAGACCCCCGACCAGATAGAAGAAAAAGCTTAAGACTAGGTACTGAATTCCAATCACCTTGTGGTCGGTATTAAAGGTGAAATAGTCGTACCACTTCCAGGCGTGGGGGGGATGATGACCGGCGGGCATAGATGCCGTAACCGACATGGACACATCAGACTGAGTCATAGGTCAAGATCAATAGTTACAGATCACAAGATGAATCATTACAAATCGCTAGTCCCAAAGGTAACGCGAAAAACACAAAACTTCCGCGCATAACTCCCCATAACCCAACTCGGCTAACACTGGGTGCAGTTGCACGGCTCCACTTCTACCGACCGACTTCTGACGATAGCAAAGTGCCCTTAAGCAGCCTTCCTTAAGCAGCCTTAAGGTAAACCTGCGAGAACCAATGGGGTAGGTATCCTCAAACTGCGCCACCAACCTCTAACCCAACCACCCCCTAATGCGGCAATTGGTTTAACACTGCCGGTGTTACGCCTAAATCTTGGGCATAGGCGGCCAACAAATCGGTATCACGGGTCGCTGTTGCGCTTAAGGCAACTGTTGGAGTCGCTTCTGCCCGTTGGGCTATCTGCGACTGTAACCAGGTGTCAAACTCGTCCTCACTGTGGACAATCACCCGCGATCGCATAGACCCGTGATAAGCCCCACACAACTCCGCACAGACGATCGGATAATCCCCTAACTGCGTCGCCACAAACTGAAGTTGGGAAGGTTGGCCAGGGAGGGCATCCTGCTTTAAACGAAACTGAGGCACCCAGAAAGAATGAATCACATCCTGGGCGTTAATGCGCAGCTGCACCGACCGACCGATCGGAATATGCAACTCGCCACTGACAACACCACTGTCGGGATAGGTAAAAATCCAGGCATATTGCAAACCCAGCACGTCCACAACCAGATCTGCCGGTTTACCCATTGCATCCGGTGCAGCCCCAAAACCATACTTTGGGTTCGGTACGTCTGGTTGCACATTGCCCTTATCCACCAGCAGGGGGTCAGCCGCCGACTCTAGATCCGGCGCCGTCATCGCTAAGGGAGCCGCGATCGCACTGCCCATCAAAGCCGATGGCTGATCCGCCGACCGGATGGCATGGGTGGGGTGGCCACTATGGGACATCATCATGCCCCCACCCGAATTTTCAAAGCCACCCATCTCACCATAGACTTCGACACTATAGAGGCCCAACCCAATCACAATCACCGCCGGGATCGCGGTCCAGAACACTTCAAGGGGCAGGTTCCCATGAATGGGGGGGGCATCGGTCTCATCCCCTGGCTTGCGGCGGAAGCGAATCACAGCAAAGAGGATCGCCCCTTCCACCACCAGAAAGAGGGCCGTCGCGATCGTCATCATCAAGTTAAAAAAACGATCGACTAGAGGAGCCTGCTCAGAGACCGCCTCTGGCATCAGACCATGATTCTGGCCAAACCAAAGACTAAACAGGGTGACAACAACCCCCAACGTTAGGGTCAGCAAGGAGGTTGGAACCGTTTCTTTCGGAGTTTGCATGATTGGGTAGCACAGTCTAGATGGACGATTGAATTGAGAATAATATTGATCATCAGTGGACGTGACTGAATGCGCTTGACTGAGAATGCGCTTGACTTAACGCGATGAACTGAGCGCCTCTGGTTCAGGGCACGGGCGACGAGGATAGATTGGGCCTCCGAGAATTGCCCCGACCTTCTCAATGAGTGTATCCATCTGCCCTCGGAAAATTGGCTAAAATCCTGCGAGTTTTTTAGCTTTTGTTGTTCCTGGGGGATCAGGGCTACGAGCCTAACTCGCAGTCTAGCGATCGCGGGTTCCCCCGACGAGGACTTGCCCACCCCTACGACCACCACGCACCTAGAGCGTTATCGATTTTTCATAGATAGATTTCACTTAAGGTCAAAAAGTGTGGCCGTGTCTGTATCCCAGGTGCCCCCTAGCCCAGTCAAGCCAGGGTTTCTTGACATATACCTTAATACACACATTGTTAACCGATATCTAATAATACACACCTGTCCCAGACCCTGCCAATTGGTAGCATGGGCAACTTTCAGTTCCAAATTTGTATGGTTTCTTCAAGAACAGCAAACATATATTACTAGAGAGGAAACCTTAAGAAAACCTAAAGAACTGTCCAGACAATCCCAAAAAAATTCCGAAATTAGGTCCGGCATCCAAGGGATTGATTACAGTGTTAAGCAATAGATTAGTTACGCTATGTCAAGAGGTATGTCAAGAGGTGCTTGGCTGAAACGATTGTCGGCAAGCACTTGCATTCTTATTGCACACCTATTGCACACCTATTACGCATTGTTTTAGATTGTTGCCATTTTTTAAGATTCGAGAGATGCCGATGCTTCATGCTGTGTTTCCACAGGCCCCTGCCCCCTCAACCAAGCGACCAACGCCGCGATCGCGGATTTACCAATTGGTCCAGCAGATGGTAATTGCCACCTTATTGCTGATGGCGATCGGCAGTGCTACACGGGTAATGAACGCGGGCCTCGCTTGCCCGGATTGGCCCCTGTGTTACGGTCAGTGGGTACCTGCCCGACAGATGAACTTACAGGTTTTTCTAGAGTGGTTTCATCGTCTGGATGCAGCGTTGCTAGGGGTACTGACGATCGTCCTAGCCGCCAGTAGCTGGGGGTATCGCCGGGATCTACCGCGTTGGGCACCGTGGCTGGCGAGTTTAGCACTGGGTCTGATTGTTGTTCAGGGGGCGCTGGGCGGGTTAACCGTCACAGAATTACTACGGTTTGATATCGTCACTGCCCACTTGGGCACGGCATTACTCTTCTTTGTCACCCTCCTGATCCTGGCGACCGTCTTGATGCCCTATCAAGCGGTGGGGACGGCAACTAAACTGCCTTGGTTGGGCTTGACCGCTACCATTTTGGTCTATCTGCAATGCTTATTGGGGGGACTCGTGGCCTCCCGTTGGGCGGCACACCAGTGTTTTGCCGGATTTCAGCTGTGTGAGGTTATGAATAGCCATCTCCTGGGGGTTTTCCCCCCCACGATCGCGACCTTAGTCAGTGTTGTCGCGGCTTGGCGTACCCCTGCCCTGCATCCTACCCTGCGGCAGGCCGCTAATCTGGCGCTCGTGTTCTTGCTTTTACAAATTGGTATAGGGATTGCCACCTTCCGACTCCATCTGCAAGTCGAACTGCTTACCGTGACCCATCAAGCGATCGGCGCGCTCCTATTGGGCAGTCTGACCGTGTTGACTGCCCTAGCTTGGCGGGATGTCCAGTCCCAGGTTGGGAGTGTAGTCCCGATGACACCCAACCCCGTCATCCCCAGGGGAATCGCAACCGATCCTGCCTTGGACTCCCTGGAATCCAGCCCAGTTCCCTAAAGCAATGGGTCTGCGGGCTGCGCCTGGGTGTACCTAGCCGGAGATAACCCCTTAGCCCTTAGGGGCTGACCTTGGGCAACCGGGCTGGGCGATCTATTTGCACCTATTTGCACGCCTGGTTCTCTCAGCATTGTTCCTCCTCCCCTACTCACTGTTTGGCCTTCACTGTTCAGGCGTTAATTGCCATGCCAGAAATTCTGACTGCTCCCCTTCCCCATCACCGCAACTTCTTTCAGATCTTGCGGAGCTATTACCAACTCACCAAGCCCCGGATTATCTTGCTGTTGTTGATCACAACGGCAGCGAGTATGTGGGTGGCTGCCCACGGCGAGGTTGATCCCTTGCGCCTCCTGGTCACTCTGCTGGGGGGGGCACTGGCAGCGGCGGCAGCCAATACGATCAACTGCTTTTACGATCGCGACATTGACGCAATCATGGAACGCACTGCCCATCGGCCCCTGCCGTCGGGACGCATTCAACCCCGTGATGCCCTGCTATTTGCAGGCTTGCTAGCAGCGATTTCCTTTAGTCTGCTGAGCCTCTTTGCCAACCTGCTGAGCGCCCTGTTGGCCATGTCGG
This DNA window, taken from Trichothermofontia sichuanensis B231, encodes the following:
- a CDS encoding COX15/CtaA family protein, whose product is MLHAVFPQAPAPSTKRPTPRSRIYQLVQQMVIATLLLMAIGSATRVMNAGLACPDWPLCYGQWVPARQMNLQVFLEWFHRLDAALLGVLTIVLAASSWGYRRDLPRWAPWLASLALGLIVVQGALGGLTVTELLRFDIVTAHLGTALLFFVTLLILATVLMPYQAVGTATKLPWLGLTATILVYLQCLLGGLVASRWAAHQCFAGFQLCEVMNSHLLGVFPPTIATLVSVVAAWRTPALHPTLRQAANLALVFLLLQIGIGIATFRLHLQVELLTVTHQAIGALLLGSLTVLTALAWRDVQSQVGSVVPMTPNPVIPRGIATDPALDSLESSPVP